One Synechococcus sp. PROS-9-1 DNA window includes the following coding sequences:
- the rplI gene encoding 50S ribosomal protein L9, whose translation MAKRVQVVLNEDILSLGRNGDLVDVAPGYARNFLLPFGKAVPVTPAVMKQVEHRRAKEAERQATLKQDAVAFRTALDTIGRFTVKKQTGGDDVLFGTVTNGDVAEVIEAATKKEVDRRDITVPDIHRTGSYKVQVKLHSEVTAEINLEVVSY comes from the coding sequence ATGGCCAAGCGCGTACAAGTCGTACTCAATGAGGACATCCTCAGCCTGGGCCGCAATGGCGATCTGGTTGACGTTGCACCCGGGTACGCCCGCAACTTCTTGCTTCCCTTCGGTAAAGCTGTTCCCGTCACCCCAGCGGTGATGAAGCAGGTGGAGCACCGCAGGGCTAAAGAGGCAGAACGCCAAGCCACCCTGAAGCAAGATGCTGTGGCTTTCCGCACCGCTCTCGACACGATCGGGCGGTTCACCGTGAAGAAACAAACCGGTGGAGACGACGTGCTGTTTGGCACCGTGACCAATGGCGATGTCGCCGAAGTGATCGAAGCGGCAACAAAGAAAGAAGTGGATCGCCGCGACATCACTGTTCCCGATATCCACCGCACTGGCTCCTACAAGGTGCAGGTGAAGTTGCACAGCGAAGTCACAGCAGAAATCAACCTCGAAGTCGTCAGTTATTGA